One Lepisosteus oculatus isolate fLepOcu1 chromosome 4, fLepOcu1.hap2, whole genome shotgun sequence genomic window, gtacagtacattcatattcctgaattctATATAGTATTGttacgcttacggccgacaggcactgtgtaagagccggcttaccagagcggtgacgtcgccgcccttccctgtgatagcaggactacagctactgggctgtagagagatctctctttggctcactggGCTGGGTCCCTCTTGAGTgatgcgggagtcccgggtttgagcccccgacggtggggggccgacctaatgcggcaagggtgcctgcctgagccccccattgtgttacagtattaattttcaccttgttttattatttgtacatttgtacagAGCATTAAATTATTGTCTAAAATGTTCTAAAGCAAACAAATCACAAACAACATCCATTGTAAACAATTTGCCTACACCTATACTATTTCCCCTATTTCTCATTTTACAGACAAAATTCCCCTTTAGCAGATTTTAAGTCCGAAGTCCGTTAAAGCGAAGTACGTTAAACTGAGGGTTTACTGTAATATGAAGGCATTGCTATTTAAAGGAGGACAATATTCACAATTAATCATTCATAAAGCTACAACAGCTCAGTGTATTTTTGCAAGTTCTCAATGTTCTGATTCAAGATGTTGTACTTCAGTTGTTACAGTCAGTTCTGTGTTACAAGACTGTTCTGCTGTGCCATCCAACTGCAGAAGTTCAAGGAAATTTGTTAtcttaaacaatgcaaaaaaCAGGACTGATCCATTACGTAATTCAAAAACAATTCTtgggaaaaacattttttgattgTATAGATTATGCAAAATTATTTGCAGTGCTTGGAAAACATGTAAAATGAGCTAGGAATTACAGTGTTGatatttttatcatttctgTGTGTCCAATACTGCAAAGATACTGACAATTTGTAGAAATCATCGCCATAGTAGATCAGGTttctaaaaagaacatttttgaaAAGAACAGAAGCGATTGCCTTCCTCAGGAAGTGCTGATACATTCTAGAAGTATTTCTTTAGAGTTTATTGTGTTGAGTCCTTATTGACAACTTTTGCAAACAAAGTGATTTAAGTATGGGTTTTGTGTCTGTCAAAGTTAACAGTACTGTAGCAGTGTCTCTCAACCTGTTCTGTACCACGGACCAGCTCCCTAAGATCCTTGTTCTTCGAGAGCTCAATCGAAATTGAACGATGAAAGATTCTTCCACTGTGTCTGCCTCTCTGGCTCTGCCTGCGAGTTCACATCAGGTACTGGTCAACACTACTCCAGGGACTGGCGCCAGCAGTTGAGAAACATGGTGCTTTAAGTTCCACACATCTACAGCTGTGAGAGTAACCCATAGTTTATTTGCAGAAATATCCCCTAATGCATTTGCAACCCAACATTCTTTATCTTCTCGTTTCTCTACAGCACCTCTTGGCAGCTTAATTGGGAATCGCCTATCCTGCCGCATTGCTATTATTCTGGGAGGGTTTCTGGCTTCGACGGGCCTTGTCCTGAGCTCTTTCGCCACAAGTCTGGAATACCTGTATCTGACACTGGGAGTCCTCACAGGTGGGGGGGATATGTGTGACCTGATCTCCCAAGATCAAGCTCTTAGAGGTCATTACTCAGGCTTAGGACGTTGTTCCTCCAACTGGCTTTAGACCTGGAATAAAATATAGTCGGTATGTAAAGCCAAAACCATACAATAAAAAAGACCTTGATCTTGTGGTATCCAGAGAGATTGTAATGACTGAAAATCTGCCTCTAGAGGGCaccaaagcaatacagtatactatatatactgtaaattattgaattatttgtTAAGTGGTTAGAATGCACATTTTTACATGTAAATAATTAGTCATGTGTTAATGCATAACAAATTTTAATGGAACATATGGTGTTTGGGGTAAAAAATAGCTAGTGGTTTTTGTAGTAGAATAGGAGGCTTTTCTAGAGACTACTGTTAAAGCTCTGAAACAAACTTCCTTCGGATTCTGTTATGGAATTTATGTTGTGGTGAGTTTTGGAACGACTTTATCATAAGGAAGGCCTGTCAGTGTCTTTCAGAGCTCTTTTTTAGAACTTGACTAAATAATCCATGGCTGAGAACTGACCACAAGCTTGGTTTGGGAGTGCTTATGCTTTGATTTATTCATCATTCACAATAATAAGATTAAAACCCCATTTACAaatcagtgaaaaaaatgtatagcATTCTTTTAACTGTGTTAGATTTGTTCTATTGTTCTCAACTTCACAGAGTAATAAAGCCATAATtgaaaatgaaggtaaatattgTACATTTGTGCCTGCCTCTCACTAGTGTACCTGGGGGCCCTGTTCAGATTGAGAGGGAAGAAATATCAACGATTTTGGAGCACTTATATGAAAAGGATGAACAGGCCATGTAAACAGACAAATGTTAAACATTTCACAGCTTGGAGAGAATGAATGACTCTTACAGCACTTTCTAAAGATAATCATATCAGTTTTGTGGGTTAAAGTGTTATTCTTGTTGTTATACGCTGTACCACattgtgaaaacaaaaataacatatCCAGTTTTGCAGTATTTTGTCAGTTGCCACTATCTTCTCTTACATAGtattataataaaaagtaaGTGTGAGTATACTTCTTATACCTTTTTATACTAAGTATATATGGTTGTAAAACCATAGAATCACATAAGTCTTCTTATTTAACTGTCTCTTTACAGCTGTACAAGTAGTGACGTCTgtgtgtatttgcagtctagataagCACTTGGTCTGTCTTTCTCTTCTCCAGGTATCGGGTTTGCGCTCTGCTACACCCCAGCCATTGCCATGGTAGGCAAGTACTTCTGTGAAAGGAAGGCGCTGGCTTATGGGATTGCTATGTCCGGCAGCGGGATCGGCACTTTCGTTCTAGCGCCGGCGGTCCAGCTCCTGATCGAGCATTACTCCTGGCGTGGGGCGCTCCTCATCCTGGGGGGGTTTGTGTCGAACCTGTGCGTCTGCGGAGCCCTGATGAGGCCCATCACTCTGAAGGAAGAGCAGCTGAGCAGCGCCTTGTCCGTCGACGCCGAGCATGCTTACAAAACGAAGCAAAAGGACTTGAGCTCGACCCCGGCACAGTTCCTGAGCAAGGACCATGGGCACAGGTGCTTCTGCTTCCAGTCAGTGCAGGAGTACCACTTCCTCCTGATGCCTGACTTCATGGTCCTGGCGGTGTCCTTCCTCTTCCTGGCATATGGCTGCAGTGTGCCCTTTGTTTATCTCGTGCCTTATGCTCTGAACGTGGGGGTGAGCCACCAGCAGGCGGCCTTCCTCATGTCCATCCTGGGGGTGATTGACATTGTGGGGAACATCACATTCGGCTGGCTCACAGACAGAAGGTAGGTGCTGGAAAGGGAAAgaccaaacagttttttttagtcAAGCTGCAGCTCAGATTGTTAAGAAATCACAACCTCATTTCATTTACGTCAAGAAACAGGGTGAACAGAACCATGTCAGGTCTCTGTTGTTCCAGTACTTATTCTGCATGTTAGCAACATTAGTTTTATTAGTTTTAGCAGGTAGTATTAGTAAGTGTAGTGATAGAGCATGTAATATCAAGGATGTAGGGACTGGAGAGTTAAAGCAGAATATTGTACCTCTTGGTATATGAGCCTACTTTTGCCCTGTGTTGTTTCCAGCCCAATGCTAGCATGTCTTTTTAGATGTGTTAGTGTGTCCACAGGTGTGGCAGTGAGAATGATCTCGGAGCGCGTTAGTACAATTGCCTTTTCTTCATGTACTAGAGGAAGGCACTTTTTTGATTCATGTGGTTGCTCTGAGTGGACTGATTTTTGAGAATGGAACTGTGGCAATAGAGAGATCTTTTGAAGTGTATAAATACAACAAACAATATAACAGCATAAGCTCTGACCTTTAGTTTGGTGtagtttgtttcatttttgttttgcatctgATTTCTCTTGGTATTAATTATCTGGTTGATGTGTCTCATAACTAGGAATTTTGATATTTTGCCGTGAGATTTACTGGTGTTTCAAAATGCTCTCCTGTGGGTGTAACAATAGGAAACTGGTTTTGAGTAAATACACTGTAGGTGTGTGTATGAAGAAAATATTTGAGTGAAAATCAATACATTACAAACCCTGTTTCTGACTGAGTTAGACGTTTTCCTAATGCAGCACACTTTTGAGAAAATCCATCTAGCTATTTatttcagtacctacagtaggcATATCCATGAAACGTAATATATTTCACAGTGTTTGTGCCATTTGTACAGGTCTGTTTATACAGTGACAAAGCACTATTTTTTGCTAAACACATCTGAAGAAATTACAGATGGGAAAAGATTATTCACATATATAGTTAGTTTTGCTTTCCACACTGATTGATCTGATTTTCTATCCACTGTTTATCGTTGCTTACTTGTGACCAGCAAATGCtgtggaaaaataataaaaattggacttcagtttaattaatgttttttttgtttgtttgtctcACAGGTGTTTAAAAAAGTATCGCAACATTTGTTACCTGTTAGCAGTGGGTCTGGAGGGCCTGTGCTGTCTCTTCATCCCTATTCTGAAAAGCTTCCCACTGCTTGTtccatttgctgtgctctatgGGTATTTTGACGGCGCTTATGTGGCCTTAATACCTGTTGTAACATCAGACGTCGTTGGAACAACATACCTCTCTTCAGCTCTGGGAGTTGTGTATTTTCTTCATGCAATTCCTTACCTTGTGAGCCCACCTATTGCAGGTCAGTGCTGCCAATTATTAGGCCCTTGGCAGAATGTTTAACAGACAGTATGTGGCTGACAAGACAGATTTCTAATGTATTGCAGTTACAGAAATCTATTAACACATTTTTGCTGATTCATGATGTTTAATCAGTTTCAGCTGGTTCCTGCCTAATGTGTAACTCATTTTGTTCCTAAGAATGCATTTAGTGTACATAAAAAGGGTAACAAACAAGAGGGGGCCATTAGCCCCATCTAGGCTGTTTGGTAGATAGCAGCTAATGTATTTGAGGATCTTATCCAcacgtttcttgaaagaagcagagtatcagcttcaacaacatggcttaaCTAGCTTGTTCCATAGCTGCACAGTACTTTTCTGTATAGAAGAGCTTATAGGTTTTCTGTTTCTTAGATAGTGTGTATGCATTCTTGAGTATGTCAGCTGAAAGCATGGCGTCCTTCAGGTAGACAAAGGCCTTGAAATCATTTTAACATGCTCGAGAGCCTTTTATGATTTGAATGATGAATGAAATGGAGGCCTCTCAAAAGGCACACACGTGCTATATTCCAGCTCTGAAAAGCCCTTTTCAGGATGtttgggtttaaaaaaaaacacagaagcaaTACGTTACATGATCCCAATCCATAGATAAAAGGAACtacaaaaagtatatttttgctTGTGTTCTGTATGTGGCTAGAGAACAGAGGGTACTGAAAGTAATTTATTATATGTTTTGAGAGTTAAGTATTCATATTTCAGAAGCAGGAGAATATTAGGTAAGCCTGGTTCTCTCAGTGAAGATGAATGTacatttgtatatatttatttgtggGACACTTTTACtccttttttgcttttgcaattatttactgtacatagctTGGTGATTTGCTGGAACAATTTGGGTAAAGTAGTTTGTTCAAGATTAGAACAGCAGAgtttcacctgggatttgaacccacaaccttccagttacaagtcTAAAGCCCCTGGCTGCTGTGCCAGCAGTGCTTTCTTTCATGAACCTGTGCTTTCCTTCTGCAGGCTGGCTGGTAGACAGAACTGGCACCTACACTGCAGCTTTCCTCCTCAGTGGGCTCTCCCTCATCTCCAGTTCACTGTTGCTGAGTGCCGTAGCTGGGATCAAGAGGTGCAGAAGAAGACAGTCAGGCACTTACACCACTTCCGCTGAGCCCAAACTGCAAGACTGGAAGAACAAGCAGACCAACTACTATAGTGCTTCAGATCAGGAACCAAAACTTCTGTGAATGAGAGACATTTGGCAGGCTACCTTGATAGGAATGAAGAATTCTGATTATTTTTCActcaataaatattattattgccTGTTTTTGCCAAACCAAAGTACAATATTGTTAAAGTatatgacaaaaaaacaaaattgtattaCTTATTATGgaattttactttttgtatACTTTAGTTATGTGGGGggttttgtatttgtatatgaATAATTTGTTACTTTCCCAAAACACGTTTTTGTAAGTTAGTTATTGATTTTTGTGTGTGCAGATTGTTAATACCAATAAAAATGTTGGGTGTAGATTCTTAAAAGCCCTCATAGCATggcagtaaaataaataatttcatgctgaaactTTGCCTAGAAGGGACTGGTGTGGTAAGATAggaatatgaatataaatatgaagtgcatgtgtgtgcatatattgtatatgtCTTTCTTCTTGTAGTAGAAATGAAAAAGGGTGATGACTACGATGATgatttatatatatgtattgcCATCACCTCAAGCCCCTTTATTCAGCTACCCTTGTACAATTACCCCTGATGATTTTGTGGATTGTATTGTGCCATCTTCGTCTCTGGCTCTCTGGATCCACTTCAGTATTTCCGTGGTCTGGCAGTCTCCAGACTGTTGCCAAGCCTGCTCGCTTTTGATGCCACAATGGTGCCACATGGTTTTGTTTAGGCTTGAATTTGCTTGTTTCTCTTGCCTTATCCTGTCATTATTCTGGGCACACATCAGGCTGTACTTACTTGAGATGTTAAGCAGTCTTAGACCATTGATGCATTCAGTGTCCTTGTGCATCTGTGTGTTAGTACTGCCAACACAGGTGGGtcaaacacatttcttttcaggCACAGAGGCAGTTGCTCCTTCAGAATGTGCCTGATACCACAGACGCACTTCAGCCCATTGACTCTTTACTTCAGACATCTAATTTCCAGCTGATAGTATTGTGTCAAAAACAGTATATGTAATTGTTGGCTTCTTCTGTGATCACACCATGTATTCCATTTGTCTtgtgagaaaaatatattcaggTTTGCTTTAGTTTTCTGTAAATTTATTTCCAGACCAACTGCAGTTCTCTTTTCTTGTCCAGTTTGAATTTGcagttgtatttgtttttacacaaatataatGTCACCAGGTTCTGTAATTGTAGTGCTTTGTTTTCTCAATCCAGTATCCGAACCATGTCTTTCAGTATGATTATAAATCATTTGGGTGTATTGCCATTTTATAACACGTGCTTCCCTTTTTTGGCATTTAtaatgttataaaaataatattttgaagaACTGAATAGAGGTTGTACAGCACAGCAATTCTAgttgttttaaaatttcaaaagaataaaacttaatatactAAAGATATTACTTAATATAGTAAAGTGCCTTATgtcaaaactggaaaaaaaattgagtggcttattatttatataaagatGACCAAAGCATGCTGATAGTTGGTTAGATTTTTAATGTCTGCAACTTCAGAACCTTCTATCAGAGTTTGGTAAATTTACAAATCAATTTCTATTCATGGTGTCGAAGTTACATTTCTTTGGAGTTCATGACTAGtcagaaaatgtttgttttccagCTTTATAACAGTGTTACTGAAAGCTCCATGAAGTCTGCTATAGGATTGACCTTTGAGGTGACAGTTACCTAAAAAAACCTCTTCTTATCCGTTTTCCTTGTCTGTTTGCATGTCTTGTGTCATTTTCCTTATTTTGTATCTAATGCTTGTTTGATTTAGAAATATGCAAATGTTTGCCtctagaaaataatacaaaactgAAATCCATAAAGTGAGATGGTGCTGAAGTGTCTTGgtacaatatattgtatattaaaatatactgtatgtggctgtCAAAGTTTAAGTTAAAATCTTTTGTCATCATCTGGCTCCATCTTGTGGAATAATTTGAACAATACATACAAACATTTTTGTTCAAAAGGGAACGGGTATTTCTTGATTaaactgatatttttaaattcttagATTTTTGGCACgtctttatattttcattttcagtaccattttattgtatttttttccatttaacttAGTATTATTCAAAGTATTTTGGGTTTTCTGTCACTGGGATCTCAGTCAATTATGAAGGCACATTTTTTGTTGATactgacttttaaaaataaaagaactgaAATTTTTTAATATGCAATTGCTGTATTCAGATATCTGTTCATTCACTGTAGGTATTTTGTCTGTGGAGGAAATAAGATTTGTTTGATGTTATTTGTAATGTTTATCATGGCAAatcatggtactgtatatattgattAGACTCTCGATTCAAATTTCCTAATGAAATAAATTTTGAAGATATACACATtgatataaaaacaacaaattatcCTCGCCTGGACCAGTTTTCCGGCTGTATCGTGTAATGAATTAGTTTTCAATTGGCGAAAAACATCTGATCATGAGcatgtgaaaaatgttttaataacttTAATAATACGTGAAAGTTACAGTGCATTGCTTAATTCATTATGTTTACATAAGTGAAAGTCAGAAAAGTCAGaccatctagctcatttgggTGCTAATAGCTAATTGAACAAAAGGAGTTAGTCCAGTTGATTCTTCTGCGATggtcaattttaaatgcacttccccttATTTTCAATTTCTGTCTACTGGTTAATTTATCATTAATGAAATAGGAATATGCAATACCATATTATTATATATCATCCTTTATTTTGTACAGAATACAAATATAATGCCTTGTGCTGTTCACACAGTATATAGTACAATCCTgctcaatatattttttgttataattttgttatacagtgaaagacattaaaaacacaacaaatgagtAATGCAATCAAAATACCTGAAACCTGTATATACATTTACTTAATTATATAACATAAAGCTAAATATACCGTAAATTCACATAAGAGTGTGTGCAATAAATGTCAGAAaaattgaaattgtattttttaaaattgtatcaaTGATTGAATTGTATTAATTACTATATAATTAAGTAGAATTAAATACAGATTTAATAACAGACACTGAAACCATTAGGACATGCAGAAGAAATTTCAAACAAATGCTGTCTAGATGGAAAGGTAAGAACCCAGACCTGTACAAAGCATAACTGAGTAAAAGCCCAGTGAAGGTGAATTAAGAAATCATTAAATGTGCTTGTGCACCAACAATAAAGAGAACTGCACTGTTAAATGTATCAgatctttaaacattttgtaaaatatattttttaaactgttcacATATTCTAACCAAGTCTCAGAGACTGTGATCATCCTTAACGTGTTTAATAGTTCACAAAGAATTTCTATATTAAAAGAACATTCTCAGTAATATGGAGTACATAATATGGTATATAATAATATCACCCACACTGATGTAATTTGTCAGTGCTTCTCTGGACCAGCATGAAGAGCACATGCATTATTTCCATGTAGCATGCATCTTTAGCCCCAAAAAGACAGAGCTTTTTTACATGGATGAATCACGACATTCTTATAAATGGTAGTTTGCGTTTGCTACACAAAGATGTTCAGATCAGCGAAAGCCGCAGATCACAAAGAGCAGCTAGATATTCCCCATTGCCAAGGTCACCTAACAAAGCCTTCTCATAACACTCAATGGCTTGTATTTTCTCATCTTTCATTCGATGGACAAAACCCAGAATACCATAGGCTTCTGCATCATGGGGGCTCTTGGAGATGTGATTCTCTGCAATGGATTTCAGTTTGTAAAGGCACTTCTTGTCTTTTCCTTCACATGCTTCCTTATAATGCTTAATAGCAAGGTGCTCTGATCTTTTGTGGTAAAGTTGGAAATCTCCGTAATAGTAATGTACTATTTGAATATCTTCATTCTTCTCTTTAGCAATAGAAAACATTCTCTGAAACAGTTCCTCTGCTCTTTCAGTGTTTTTACATTCAGCATATAAGAGTGCTAATTCTACCCCTGCATAAATAAATGAAGGCTTTTGTGTGGTTGCTTTTTCCAAGTGGTAGATGCACAGTCTGCGAAGTCGGTCGATCTCCATGCTCTTCTGGACATAATTTCCATTTTTGCTCAGTgcaatctttttctttttgtaaccgAGTGCTATTTGATGGTGTATAAACCCTGAATTTGGTGTCCTTTCCAGTGCCCGATTCAAAAGTTTAATGGATTTCTCTAAAAGCCCGTTCTGTCTGAAAAACTTGGCCACGTACCGTGTAACATAGGGGTTGTCTGGTGACATCTCCAGAGCTTTCTCCACTAGCTCTTCagcttccttgttttttttaaaatgtgcaagCTTCAGGCCCAGCAGGACCATGATCACACAGTCTTCTGGGTTAAGCTCCAGTGCTCTTCTTAGCTGTTTCAGGGCAGCTGAGTCCTTAGCACTAATCCGTTCTGATTCAAACCCTTCAAGCCGATAAAGTGCGATAGCATACCCTGCATTCCAGTCAGCATTTTCTGGCTCCACTATCAGAGCCTTTTCAAAACACTCTTTGGCTGTTGTGTAGTATTTCCGGTTGTACTTCAAACAGCTCCAGCCTTTCTCCCCATATACAGCAGGCTGGAGGTCAGCTGGAGAGGTGGCCAGGAATCTCTTGTTAATATTGTCCAGCATGTCCAGGTAGCTCTGGACTTTGCTGAGGTCACCCATGTGATGGTACACCCAGGCAAAATCTCCATAAGTAATACTGAGAAACTTCCCATATTCATCTCCATGCTGTTTCTTTATAAATTCTTCAGCCTTTCTTAGGTTTTCTAATGCTTCTTCATTGAAACCTTGCAGGTGATTTACATAAGCCAGAAGGTTGTAGGAGCAAATGGTCCCTGTATCTCCGCCATGGCCAAGCCCAATTTGTTCCTGAAGTCTGTCCTGCAGGTCTTTCAGGTCGGGATCAACTTTTCTCAAACCCCAAGTGAAGTGACACTCGAGTTggagaagttttattttaattgatgcTTCTTGATTCAAACTGTTCCAAAAAGAAATGGTTAAATAAGGCTAAATAAGCAAAACAACATCTAATGTTACATTAATAGTCACATTGACACTTTCTAATGAGAGGAATAAAAGAATTGCTTCCCTGAAAATGATTCTAATTTAGAAAACGTGAAATAATACAGGCTAGGGGTAGGCTATTCAGGACAAAAGAACCTTTCCTAAAGACTGTCTAACCTTTCTACTCCACCAACAGCTCAGTCTGTATAATagcatccatctgttttctaactgcttcttccaacaC contains:
- the LOC102688889 gene encoding monocarboxylate transporter 12-B, producing MAQSKKELGVAPPDGGWGWMIVAGCFLVTVCTRAVTRCISIFFVEFQLHFARDYSGTAWIHSLVDCTTMLCAPLGSLIGNRLSCRIAIILGGFLASTGLVLSSFATSLEYLYLTLGVLTGIGFALCYTPAIAMVGKYFCERKALAYGIAMSGSGIGTFVLAPAVQLLIEHYSWRGALLILGGFVSNLCVCGALMRPITLKEEQLSSALSVDAEHAYKTKQKDLSSTPAQFLSKDHGHRCFCFQSVQEYHFLLMPDFMVLAVSFLFLAYGCSVPFVYLVPYALNVGVSHQQAAFLMSILGVIDIVGNITFGWLTDRRCLKKYRNICYLLAVGLEGLCCLFIPILKSFPLLVPFAVLYGYFDGAYVALIPVVTSDVVGTTYLSSALGVVYFLHAIPYLVSPPIAGWLVDRTGTYTAAFLLSGLSLISSSLLLSAVAGIKRCRRRQSGTYTTSAEPKLQDWKNKQTNYYSASDQEPKLL
- the LOC138238404 gene encoding interferon-induced protein with tetratricopeptide repeats 5-like; translated protein: MDLNQEASIKIKLLQLECHFTWGLRKVDPDLKDLQDRLQEQIGLGHGGDTGTICSYNLLAYVNHLQGFNEEALENLRKAEEFIKKQHGDEYGKFLSITYGDFAWVYHHMGDLSKVQSYLDMLDNINKRFLATSPADLQPAVYGEKGWSCLKYNRKYYTTAKECFEKALIVEPENADWNAGYAIALYRLEGFESERISAKDSAALKQLRRALELNPEDCVIMVLLGLKLAHFKKNKEAEELVEKALEMSPDNPYVTRYVAKFFRQNGLLEKSIKLLNRALERTPNSGFIHHQIALGYKKKKIALSKNGNYVQKSMEIDRLRRLCIYHLEKATTQKPSFIYAGVELALLYAECKNTERAEELFQRMFSIAKEKNEDIQIVHYYYGDFQLYHKRSEHLAIKHYKEACEGKDKKCLYKLKSIAENHISKSPHDAEAYGILGFVHRMKDEKIQAIECYEKALLGDLGNGEYLAALCDLRLSLI